The following are encoded in a window of Thermoanaerobacter ethanolicus JW 200 genomic DNA:
- a CDS encoding amidohydrolase, with amino-acid sequence MNLLIKNVALLSMKEEQPLMENTNIYIEGDTITYIGEINPDIKVDRVIDGTKKIAMPGLINAHTHLGMSLFRNYADDVPLFDWLSKHIWPVESKLSAEDVYWGSLLSMIEMIYSGTTTFCDMYFFMDEVAKATEEVGIRGVLTRGIIEESDAEINKEKLRDTRKLYNTWHNKADGRIKVMVGPHAPYTCSPSYLKEVVELAKELNTGIHIHVSETKKEVEESFQKHGKSPVKHLKDIGVFDVPTIAAHCVHVSDEDIEILKEMKVSPVYNPTSNAKLASGFAPVDQMLKKGINVALGTDGPASNNNLNMFEEIHFAATINKALNYDALAVPALEALKMATINGAKALLWDKEIGSIEVGKKADIVIIDIDKPHFYPHHNLISALAYTAQASDVDTVIINGKIIMENREIKTVDVEKVMYNVEKRAKELIGKE; translated from the coding sequence ATGAATCTGCTTATAAAAAATGTAGCTTTGCTATCTATGAAAGAAGAACAGCCACTTATGGAAAACACCAATATCTATATTGAAGGCGACACGATAACTTACATAGGAGAAATTAATCCGGATATAAAAGTTGACAGAGTCATAGATGGAACAAAAAAAATTGCAATGCCGGGTCTTATAAATGCTCATACTCATTTGGGAATGTCTTTATTTAGGAATTATGCAGATGATGTGCCGTTATTTGATTGGTTGAGTAAACATATCTGGCCCGTTGAATCTAAACTTTCAGCAGAAGACGTTTACTGGGGTTCTTTATTGAGTATGATAGAGATGATTTATTCTGGTACTACTACTTTTTGCGATATGTATTTTTTTATGGATGAAGTAGCTAAAGCAACAGAAGAAGTAGGGATAAGAGGAGTGTTGACAAGGGGTATTATAGAAGAAAGTGACGCTGAAATAAATAAGGAAAAGTTAAGAGATACGCGAAAACTTTATAATACCTGGCATAATAAAGCGGATGGAAGAATCAAAGTAATGGTGGGTCCTCATGCACCTTATACCTGTAGCCCCTCTTATTTAAAGGAAGTAGTAGAGTTAGCTAAAGAGTTAAATACAGGAATTCATATTCATGTATCAGAAACAAAAAAAGAAGTAGAAGAAAGTTTCCAAAAGCATGGAAAATCTCCTGTGAAACATTTAAAGGACATAGGAGTATTTGATGTTCCAACTATAGCAGCTCATTGTGTTCATGTAAGCGATGAAGACATTGAAATATTAAAGGAAATGAAGGTATCACCAGTTTACAATCCTACCAGTAATGCCAAATTAGCCAGTGGTTTTGCTCCTGTGGATCAAATGCTAAAAAAAGGAATAAACGTAGCTTTGGGAACAGATGGCCCAGCCAGTAACAATAACTTAAACATGTTTGAAGAGATTCATTTTGCTGCCACTATTAATAAGGCGTTAAATTACGATGCTCTTGCTGTACCGGCATTGGAAGCTCTAAAAATGGCGACAATCAATGGCGCTAAAGCTTTATTGTGGGATAAAGAGATAGGTTCCATCGAAGTAGGGAAAAAAGCGGATATAGTGATTATTGATATTGACAAGCCGCATTTTTATCCACATCACAATTTAATTTCTGCTTTAGCTTATACTGCTCAAGCATCAGATGTGGATACAGTGATAATAAATGG
- a CDS encoding DivIVA domain-containing protein — MLTPMDIHNKEFRRSFRGYNEEEVDEFLDKIMEDYEMLYKENAELKDRINIMNEKLQSYINMENTLNNTLIVAQNTAEELKRNAEKEAQLIIQNAQQNAEKILEKANQEVVRIRMELERYRKQLNVFKAKFKSLLEAQLESILSIDEKELIPDEDEEKDAE, encoded by the coding sequence ATGCTGACGCCTATGGATATACATAATAAAGAATTTAGGCGGTCTTTTAGGGGTTATAATGAAGAGGAAGTGGACGAGTTTTTGGATAAAATTATGGAAGACTATGAGATGTTATACAAAGAAAATGCGGAGTTAAAAGATAGAATTAATATAATGAATGAAAAACTTCAAAGCTACATAAATATGGAGAACACTTTAAACAATACTTTGATTGTTGCTCAAAATACTGCAGAGGAATTGAAAAGAAATGCAGAAAAAGAAGCACAACTTATCATACAAAATGCACAACAAAATGCAGAAAAAATATTAGAGAAGGCAAATCAAGAAGTTGTAAGAATAAGAATGGAGTTAGAAAGATATCGCAAGCAATTAAATGTTTTTAAAGCGAAATTTAAATCTCTTTTAGAAGCCCAGTTGGAATCAATACTTTCAATAGATGAGAAAGAATTGATTCCAGATGAGGATGAGGAGAAGGATGCAGAATAG
- the ileS gene encoding isoleucine--tRNA ligase, which translates to MDYNKTLNLPRTDFPMKANLPTREPEILKRWEEMDIYHKTLEKNKGKEKYILHDGPPYANGDIHIGTAMNKVLKDIIVKYKTMRGYDAPYVPGWDTHGLPIEQQAIKTLGIKRHEVSPTEFRKVCRDFAFSQIEKQKAQFKRLGVRGDWDNPYLTLNPEYEAKQIEVFGEMAKKGYIYKGLKPVYWCPSCETALAEAEIEYFDETSDSIYVKFRVKDDLGKFKGIVENLNNVYFVIWTTTTWTIPANLAIALNPEFDYALAKFGDEVYIMAKDMLDTVKKEANLSDYEIVAVFKGKDLEGMKATHPLYDRDSLIILGEHVTLEAGTGCVHTAPGHGEEDFLVGQEYGLDVLNPIDDKGYFTDKAPGYAGLYYEEANKVIKEDLKKANALVAETRITHSYPHCWRCKSPIIFRATEQWFASVEGFREEALKAIKEVNWYPSWGEERITNMVRDRRDWCISRQRVWGVPIPIFYCEKCGKPLINDDTINAVKEIFRQKGSDAWFEMSAEEILPKGITCECGSTKFRKETDIMDVWFDSGSSHAAVLQTHPDLKWPAELYLEGSDQHRGWFQSSLLTSVATRGKAPYRNVLTHGFVVDGEGRKMSKSLGNGIDPADVIKEYGADILRLWTVSADFTSDMRISQEILKQMTEAYRKIRNTSKFLLSNLYDFDPDKDMLPYEELLEIDKWALYRLNRVVEELTEAFDKYEYYDFLHLVHTFCVVDMSSLYLDILKDRLYTYPATSKERRAAQTTLYIILDTLVRLIAPVLTFTSEEIWSYMKHDSQNNFESVQLADWPQVQEKYNNPYIIEKWEKLFDIRKYISKALEIARTDKKIGHSLEAQVDIYPSQELYDFFKGFNDLEYMFIVSKVVLHQPEEPVPQNAYESEDYNLKIVVTHAPGEKCERCWMYSETVGTIKEHPTICARCASHIEQQTQV; encoded by the coding sequence GTGGATTACAACAAGACACTTAATTTGCCGAGGACAGATTTTCCTATGAAGGCTAATTTGCCAACACGAGAGCCAGAGATATTAAAAAGATGGGAAGAAATGGATATTTATCATAAAACATTGGAAAAAAATAAAGGCAAGGAAAAATATATTTTACACGATGGGCCGCCTTATGCTAATGGAGATATACACATTGGAACTGCTATGAATAAGGTATTAAAAGACATTATAGTGAAATACAAAACAATGAGGGGTTATGATGCTCCTTATGTGCCAGGATGGGATACACACGGTCTTCCTATTGAACAGCAAGCTATAAAAACTTTAGGTATAAAAAGGCATGAAGTAAGTCCTACAGAATTTAGAAAAGTGTGTAGGGATTTTGCTTTTTCTCAGATTGAAAAGCAAAAAGCTCAATTCAAAAGATTGGGAGTAAGGGGAGATTGGGATAATCCTTATCTTACCTTGAATCCGGAGTATGAAGCTAAACAGATAGAAGTATTTGGTGAAATGGCAAAGAAGGGGTATATCTATAAAGGTCTAAAGCCTGTATATTGGTGCCCCAGCTGTGAGACTGCTTTGGCAGAAGCAGAAATTGAATACTTTGATGAAACCTCTGATTCTATTTATGTAAAATTTAGAGTTAAAGATGATTTAGGGAAATTCAAGGGAATTGTTGAGAATCTTAATAATGTGTATTTTGTAATATGGACAACTACTACATGGACTATTCCGGCTAACCTTGCAATTGCTTTAAATCCAGAGTTTGATTATGCGCTTGCAAAGTTTGGAGACGAAGTATATATAATGGCAAAAGATATGTTAGATACTGTAAAGAAAGAAGCTAACCTTTCAGATTATGAAATAGTTGCTGTATTTAAAGGAAAAGATTTGGAGGGCATGAAGGCTACCCATCCTTTATATGACAGAGATTCTTTAATAATCTTGGGTGAGCATGTAACTTTAGAAGCTGGTACTGGATGTGTTCATACTGCTCCCGGCCATGGTGAAGAAGACTTTTTAGTTGGGCAAGAGTATGGTCTTGATGTTTTAAATCCAATAGATGATAAGGGATATTTTACAGATAAAGCGCCAGGATATGCTGGGCTGTATTATGAAGAGGCTAACAAGGTCATAAAGGAAGACTTGAAAAAAGCTAATGCATTAGTGGCAGAAACCCGTATTACCCACTCATATCCTCACTGTTGGAGATGTAAAAGTCCAATAATATTTAGGGCGACAGAACAGTGGTTTGCTTCTGTGGAAGGATTTAGAGAAGAGGCACTAAAAGCTATTAAAGAAGTTAATTGGTATCCTTCATGGGGCGAAGAGCGCATAACTAACATGGTAAGAGATAGACGAGACTGGTGTATTTCAAGGCAAAGGGTATGGGGTGTGCCAATTCCTATATTCTACTGTGAAAAGTGTGGGAAACCGCTTATAAATGATGATACAATAAATGCAGTTAAAGAGATCTTCAGGCAAAAGGGTTCAGATGCATGGTTTGAAATGTCAGCTGAAGAGATATTGCCAAAAGGGATTACTTGCGAATGCGGTTCTACAAAGTTTAGGAAAGAGACAGATATAATGGATGTGTGGTTTGATTCAGGCTCCAGCCATGCAGCTGTGTTGCAAACTCATCCTGACCTAAAGTGGCCTGCAGAGCTTTATTTAGAAGGTTCAGACCAACACAGAGGATGGTTCCAGTCTTCCCTTTTGACATCTGTGGCAACACGTGGAAAAGCACCTTATAGAAACGTATTGACCCACGGATTTGTTGTAGACGGTGAAGGAAGGAAAATGTCAAAATCTTTAGGGAATGGTATTGACCCAGCTGATGTAATTAAAGAATATGGAGCAGATATTTTGAGGCTTTGGACTGTTTCTGCTGATTTTACTTCAGATATGAGAATTTCACAAGAGATTTTAAAACAGATGACAGAAGCGTACAGAAAAATACGTAACACTAGTAAGTTCTTGTTAAGCAATCTTTATGACTTTGACCCTGATAAGGATATGCTCCCTTACGAAGAGCTTTTAGAGATAGATAAATGGGCTTTATATAGGCTTAACAGAGTAGTTGAAGAGCTTACAGAGGCTTTTGATAAATATGAGTATTACGATTTTCTTCATCTGGTTCATACCTTCTGTGTAGTAGATATGAGTAGCCTTTACCTGGACATTTTAAAAGACAGATTGTACACTTATCCTGCTACTTCTAAAGAGAGAAGAGCGGCTCAAACGACACTTTACATTATTTTAGACACTCTTGTAAGGTTGATAGCACCAGTGCTTACATTTACTTCAGAAGAAATATGGTCATATATGAAGCACGACAGTCAAAATAATTTTGAAAGTGTTCAGTTAGCTGATTGGCCTCAAGTCCAAGAAAAATACAATAATCCTTATATAATAGAAAAATGGGAAAAACTTTTTGACATAAGAAAATATATTTCTAAAGCTCTTGAAATAGCGAGAACCGACAAAAAGATAGGTCACTCTTTAGAGGCACAAGTGGATATATATCCATCTCAAGAGCTTTATGATTTCTTTAAAGGCTTTAATGACCTCGAATATATGTTCATAGTTTCAAAGGTGGTACTTCACCAACCAGAAGAACCTGTTCCTCAAAATGCTTATGAAAGTGAAGATTATAATTTGAAGATTGTGGTAACCCATGCACCGGGGGAAAAATGCGAACGCTGCTGGATGTACAGTGAAACAGTAGGAACTATAAAAGAGCATCCAACTATTTGTGCAAGATGTGCTTCTCACATTGAGCAGCAAACACAAGTTTAA
- a CDS encoding TM1266 family iron-only hydrogenase system putative regulator, with the protein MQNRLGVVGILVQNRENVADRVNHILSEYGHIIVGRMGIPYKDRGVSVIALIVDGTTDEIGALTGKLGSLPGVKVKSALTA; encoded by the coding sequence ATGCAGAATAGATTAGGGGTTGTTGGAATATTGGTTCAAAATAGAGAAAATGTGGCAGATAGGGTAAATCACATATTGAGTGAGTACGGCCACATTATTGTAGGGAGAATGGGTATACCTTATAAAGATAGGGGAGTATCGGTTATCGCTTTAATAGTTGATGGTACAACGGATGAAATAGGGGCTCTTACTGGTAAACTTGGAAGTCTTCCTGGTGTAAAAGTGAAATCTGCTCTGACTGCATGA
- a CDS encoding YlmH family RNA-binding protein — MMDKEFTVSRFEDIIKGVLKSKRVKYTDFLSLSEQKIFEKTILKYRQQDINYNLDGGYPLAERKIAIIYPDFLQPEDTPICAVRIEGNFSKLSHRDVLGSLLGLGIKRQKIGDIIVKEDKCDILLHKDVESYVLMNLFKVGKEKVRVNSIDLKDVIEPEIKYKDIFSTVASLRVDSVAAAGFGISRTKASELIKSGLLQINWEYTEDPSSEVKEGDVISLRGFGRIRLEEVRGNTKKGRVSVHILRFI; from the coding sequence TCTAAAAGAGTAAAATATACAGACTTTTTAAGCCTCTCTGAACAAAAAATTTTTGAAAAAACTATATTAAAGTATCGACAGCAAGATATAAACTATAATCTAGATGGAGGATATCCTTTAGCAGAAAGAAAGATAGCAATTATTTACCCCGATTTTTTACAGCCGGAAGATACCCCTATTTGCGCTGTAAGAATTGAAGGCAATTTTTCTAAGCTATCTCATAGAGATGTGTTGGGTTCACTTTTAGGGTTAGGGATAAAAAGACAAAAAATAGGCGATATAATTGTAAAAGAGGATAAATGTGACATATTGTTACATAAAGATGTGGAAAGTTATGTACTTATGAACCTTTTTAAAGTCGGGAAAGAGAAGGTAAGAGTTAATTCAATTGACTTGAAAGATGTGATAGAACCTGAAATAAAATATAAGGACATTTTTTCTACCGTAGCCTCACTACGGGTTGACAGTGTGGCAGCTGCAGGTTTTGGTATATCAAGGACGAAGGCTTCAGAACTTATAAAGTCCGGTCTTCTTCAAATAAATTGGGAGTATACAGAGGACCCTTCTTCAGAAGTAAAAGAGGGAGATGTAATTTCTTTACGTGGTTTTGGAAGAATTAGATTAGAAGAAGTGAGAGGTAATACAAAAAAAGGTCGCGTTTCTGTACATATTCTAAGGTTTATATAA